In Stigmatopora nigra isolate UIUO_SnigA chromosome 11, RoL_Snig_1.1, whole genome shotgun sequence, the following proteins share a genomic window:
- the ttll4 gene encoding tubulin monoglutamylase TTLL4 isoform X6, which yields MTVIVEVPMSKVKDNQEKRPALVPSLFPLIPPTLYFSTANEQVEMLPDEQMHLLKWKISSVTPNVVKNVVARSHFIHTSKSYDWLGCWGHHMKSHCFKTLHEYQKLNHFPGTFQIGRKDRLWKNLSKMQSRFGKQEFNFFPRTFVLPQDILQLRKTWKDGSRQKWIIKPPASARGIGIQVIYKWSQMPRRKSLLVQKYLHKPYLISGNKFDLRIYVYVTCYDPLRIYIYSDGLVRFASCKYSPSMKTLSNKFMHLTNYSVNKKNSEYQANSDDKACQGHKWTLKALWKYLGCRGVDTILIWEKIKDIVIKTIIASEPYVNSLLKMHLRSPYSCHELFGFDIMLDENLKPWILEVNISPSLHSNTALDVSVKGQMVRDLMNMAGFRIPQQEDAVALGGSTFSSNCSLSYVNKEMTNVEVSVDEKVKRAFYLKQRYADKATLATVLDILTPNDVRVLADSEDELSRCGGFERIFPSPSSSRYLRFFECPRYLSIVLDQWEQKYWNNRTKGINLLRPLCQKGVHLGTTDPAHMWSDYNRILKSDHHRQSPITPSKSRVVVSHQHHSDHMNISESADNNAFIPRPHALESPGSSATSSTCASPQPSL from the exons TGGAAATGCTCCCTGATGAGCAGATGCATCTTTTAAAATGGAAGATTAGCTCTGTCACACCCAATGTTGTGAAAAATGTCGTCGCCAGGTCGCACTTCATACATACCAGCA AAAGTTACGACTGGTTAGGGTGTTGGGGTCACCACATGAAGTCTCATTGTTTCAAGACTCTTCACGAGTACCAGAAG TTGAACCACTTCCCTGGAACGTTCCAGATTGGCAGGAAAGACAGGCTGTGGAAGAATTTGTCTAAGATGCAAAGTCGTTTTGGAAAACAGGAGTTTAACTTTTTCCCGCGCACATTTGTCCTTCCCCAGGACATTCTGCAGCTACGAAAGACCTGGAAAGACGGATCCAGACAGAAATGGATTATCAAACCT cCTGCTTCAGCCAGAGGGATAGGAATACAGGTCATATACAAATGGAGTCAGATGCCACGCAGGAAATCACTTCTTGTCCAGAA ATATCTCCACAAGCCCTACCTGATCAGTGGCAACAAGTTTGACCTGCGGATCTATGTCTATGTGACATGCTATGACCCTCTCAGAATATACATCTACTCCGATGGACTGGTCCGCTTCGCAAGCTGCAA GTATTCACCCTCCATGAAAACCCTGAGCAACAAGTTCATGCATCTGACAAACTACAGTGTCAACAAGAAAAATTCTGAATACCAGGCCAACAGCGATGACAAAGCCTGCCAAGGACAcaaatg GACTCTAAAGGCATTGTGGAAGTATCTTGGATGCAGAGGTGTAGACACAATCttgatttgggagaaaattaaagatattGTCATCAAAACAATAATTGC ATCAGAACCATACGTGAACTCCCTGCTTAAGATGCATTTGCGCTCACCATATAGCTGCCACGAGCTGTTTGGCTTTGATATAATGCTGGATGAAAACCTAAAACCTTGGATTCTCGAGGTTAACATTTCACCCAG CCTCCATTCCAACACAGCGCTGGATGTTTCAGTCAAGGGCCAAATGGTCCGAGACCTCATGAATATGGCGGGGTTCCGTATTCCTCAGCAAGAGGATGCAGTCGCCTTGGGGGGAAGCACCTTCAGCTCTAACTGCAG TCTGTCTTATGTGAACAAGGAGATGACTAATGTTGAGGTTTCAGTCGACGAAAAGGTCAAACGGGCCTTTTACCTTAAACAGCGCTATGCAGACAAG GCCACACTGGCAACAGTGTTGGATATTTTGACTCCCAACGATGTCCGTGTGCTTGCCGATAGCGAAGATGAGTTGAGTCGCTGTGGAGGATTTGAGCGTATTTTCCCATCGCCGTCCTCATCTAGATACCTCAGATTCTTTGAGTGTCCGAGGTACCTCAGCATTGTGTTGGACCAGTGGGAGCAAAAGTACTGGAACAATAGGACTAAAG GTATCAATCTGCTGAGGCCTTTGTGTCAAAAAGGGGTCCATTTAGGCACCACCGATCCTGCTCACATG TGGTCCGATTATAACCGGATCCTTAAATCTGATCATCACAGACAATCACCTATCACCCCGTCTAAATCCAG AGTTGTGGTCAGCCACCAGCACCATTCGGATCACATGAATATCAGCGAAAGCGCCGACAATAATGCCTTTATTCCCAGACCACATGCTTTGGAAAGTCCCGGATCCAGTGCCACCAGCAGTACCTGTGCCAGTCCACAGCCCAGCCTGTGA